The nucleotide sequence AGCCGATTCCGTAATCTCACTGATCACTTCCTGGGCGGCGGCCGGGAGGATGGGCCGGGTTCATATGACCAGCGATCGTTGTGGAGGTAGTCGCGTGCGTTTGCGTTCCCTGGCCGCCGTGTTGACCGGTGCCCTCGCTCTCTCGGCGTTCGCCGTCCCGGCCGCTCATGCCACCGGTGACACGACGATCACCGATGTCGTCGTGAACGGCGGGGCCCAACTCGCTCTGGGGCCCATTGCGCCCACGACCTTCAAGGTGAGCGTCACGGCGCAGGACAACTCGGGTATCGATGCGATGGAACTGCATGTGAGGCTGCCGAGTTACCTGTACAACGCGTCGGACCGGGGGCTCACCTGCACCGCGAAGAGCGCCACGACCTCGACGTGCACCGGGTCCTGGACGGTCGACACGAGGAATTTCTACGGCAACGGCCCGGCCGACGACCCCTGGTACATCAACGCCTCGGTGGACGCCAAGGACGGCGACTGGTTCTCCACGGAGACGGCCGACACCTTCACCGTGCGACGGCTCGCCAAGCTGACCGTCAACGCCGCCCCGGAGCCGGTGACGCAGGACGCCAAGCTCACCGTGACCGGCAAGCTGGCGCGCGCCGACTGGAGCACCCACAAGAACGCGGGCTACTCGGGCCGGGCGGTGAAGCTGCAGTTCCGTAAGAAGGGCACCTCCACGTACAGCACCGTGAAGACGGTCACCAGCGGCAGCGGCGGCGTGCTCAAGGCCACGGTCAAGGCCACCGCCGACGGTTACTGGCGCTGGACCTTCGCCGGCAACAGCACCACCTCGACGGCCAAAGCCACCGGGGACTACGTCGACGTGCGCTGAGCCACCGTCACACGGTCACACGGATGCGGCGCCCGGACCTCGGAAGAGGCCGGGCGCCGCAGACGTTCACGCGCTCTCGCGTCGCGTCACGAAGCCGTGCGGTTCGCGCCCTTGCGTCGCGTCACCACGAAGATCACGCCGCCCGCGGCGACCAGGCCCGCCGCGCCGATGGCGATCGGGATGGCGTTGCCGCCGCCCGTCTCGGCGAGGTCGCCGGGCTCGCCGCCGTTGGGGGTGGGGACGGCCGGGGCCGAGTCGGAGGGCGAGGGGGACTCGGCCTTCGGAGTGTCGTCGCCAGGGGGGTTCTCGTCGGCCGGCGGGTTCTCGTCCGCCGGGGGCTGCTCCTCCGCCGGCGGCTGCTCCTCGGCGGGCGGCTTCTCCTCAGCCGGCGGCTGGTCGTCGGCCGGCGGCTGCTCCTCCGCCGGGGGGTTCTCCTCGGCCGGGGGCTGCTCCGTCGTGCAGTCCTTCGTACCGCCGTTCCAGGCCGCGATCAGCTTGTCCTTGATGACGGGGCGGTCGGGGCCCTTGGGGACGTCGCCGTGTTCGAAGCCGTCGTTCGCGTCGAGCTTGCCGTCGAACTTCACCTTCCCCCGGTAGAGGTCCACCTGGCCGTAGCAGCCCGCGTCGGGGACCGCGATGTCCAGAGAGTCCGTCCCGCCCTGCTTGACCGTCACCGTGTCGAAGTCGACGAAGACCTGCTCGCCGGAAGTGCGGAACGTCGGGCCGTGGGCGAGGTAGGACGCGAGGGAGACCGTGCAGGTCGTGGCGTCGGAGGCGGCACGGACCTTGATGTGGACCTTGCCGTCCTCGGTGGGCTTGAGGTTCTGGTCGTCGAGCTTGACCCAGTCGGCGAACTTCACGCCGTCCAGCGAGAACTCGCAGCGGTCGGTCTCGGTGGGCGTACCCGCGCCCTGGCCGGGGGCGTAGCTCTTCTTGCCCCAGCCGTCACCGCCGGGCGTGTCGGTGGCGAAGGCCGGACCGGACACGGCCGCGCTCAGTGCGAGAGCGGCGATGCCCGTCCCCACCAGGCG is from Streptomyces sp. NBC_01314 and encodes:
- a CDS encoding calcium-binding protein, producing the protein MRLRSLAAVLTGALALSAFAVPAAHATGDTTITDVVVNGGAQLALGPIAPTTFKVSVTAQDNSGIDAMELHVRLPSYLYNASDRGLTCTAKSATTSTCTGSWTVDTRNFYGNGPADDPWYINASVDAKDGDWFSTETADTFTVRRLAKLTVNAAPEPVTQDAKLTVTGKLARADWSTHKNAGYSGRAVKLQFRKKGTSTYSTVKTVTSGSGGVLKATVKATADGYWRWTFAGNSTTSTAKATGDYVDVR